A genomic region of Pongo pygmaeus isolate AG05252 chromosome 7, NHGRI_mPonPyg2-v2.0_pri, whole genome shotgun sequence contains the following coding sequences:
- the LOC129042739 gene encoding beta-defensin 130B-like — MKLHSLISVLLLFVTLIPKGKTGVIPGQKQCIALKGVCRDKLCSTLDDTIGICNEEKKCCRRWWIFEPYPTPVPEGKSP; from the exons ATGAAACTCCATTCCCTTATCTCTGTTCTCCTCCTCTTTGTGACTTTAATACCAAAA G GAAAGACTGGCGTTATTCCAGGACAAAAACAGTGTATTGCTTTGAAAGGGGTGTGCAGAGACAAACTATGCAGCACACTAGATGATACCATTGGTATatgtaatgaagaaaaaaaatgttgtagAAGGTGGTGGATATTTGAGCCCTATCCAACTCCGGTTCCCGAAGGAAAATCTCCTTAG